From a single Nocardioides sp. dk884 genomic region:
- a CDS encoding DUF2804 domain-containing protein yields MPEREITSPVDLCQPDGRLDPAAVGWTRTPLHRANLRRGPGWWGRTKRWEYWGVVTPTHVLGLVVSSLDYAGVLGIYLFDRVTGEETSYDEVVPLARGVVLPDRAGRGPVSAHGPRTSYTFDQGTTATRLQASGPDVTVDLEVAVVPGQDSLGVVVPWGRRQFQYTVKDLARPVTGTLTAHGTTYDVGGAAGDAWAVLDHGRGRWPYSMTWNWAAGSAAGRAIQLGGKWTVGTPHTENALLLDGRLHKIEEELVWSYDRTDWRRPWEIRGERVEARFHPFHERVARTSLVVLAGETHQCFGHFTGWASTDDGERVDLDGLVGWAEEARSRW; encoded by the coding sequence GTGCCCGAGCGCGAGATCACCAGCCCCGTCGACCTCTGCCAGCCCGACGGCCGGCTGGACCCCGCGGCCGTCGGGTGGACCCGCACCCCGCTGCACCGCGCCAACCTGCGCCGCGGCCCGGGCTGGTGGGGGCGCACCAAGCGCTGGGAGTACTGGGGCGTCGTCACCCCCACCCACGTGCTCGGCCTGGTGGTGTCGTCCCTCGACTACGCCGGCGTGCTCGGGATCTACCTGTTCGACCGGGTGACCGGTGAGGAGACGTCGTACGACGAGGTGGTGCCGCTGGCGCGCGGGGTGGTGCTGCCCGACCGCGCGGGGCGCGGGCCAGTGAGCGCGCACGGGCCGAGGACGTCGTACACCTTCGACCAGGGCACGACCGCGACCCGGCTGCAGGCCAGCGGGCCGGACGTCACCGTCGACCTCGAGGTGGCGGTGGTGCCCGGCCAGGACTCCCTCGGCGTGGTGGTGCCGTGGGGGCGCCGGCAGTTCCAGTACACCGTCAAGGACCTCGCCCGCCCGGTCACCGGCACCCTCACCGCCCACGGCACGACGTACGACGTGGGCGGCGCGGCCGGGGACGCCTGGGCGGTGCTCGACCACGGGCGCGGGCGCTGGCCGTACTCGATGACCTGGAACTGGGCGGCCGGCAGCGCCGCGGGCCGCGCGATCCAGCTCGGCGGCAAGTGGACGGTCGGCACGCCGCACACCGAGAACGCGCTGCTCCTCGACGGCCGGCTGCACAAGATCGAGGAGGAGCTGGTCTGGTCCTACGACCGCACCGACTGGCGCCGGCCCTGGGAGATCCGCGGCGAGCGGGTCGAGGCGCGGTTCCACCCCTTCCACGAGCGGGTGGCGCGGACCAGCCTGGTCGTGCTCGCGGGGGAGACCCACCAGTGCTTCGGCCACTTCACCGGCTGGGCCAGCACCGACGACGGCGAGCGGGTCGACCTCGACGGGCTGGTCGGCTGGGCCGAGGAGGCGCGCAGCCGCTGGTGA
- a CDS encoding SRPBCC family protein — translation MATRTVEVQSEVPASAAAVWARVVDPDGINHEMRPWLTMRMPRGAAGLSVDTVPLGQPVGRAWLRLFGIVPFDFDHLRIVEVEAGVRFLESSTMMSMRRWEHERVLTPVPGGTRVHDRVTLQPRLPVPGLAAVLALVVDAFFRHRHRRLRRYFARR, via the coding sequence GTGGCGACGAGGACGGTGGAGGTCCAAAGCGAGGTGCCTGCGTCCGCGGCGGCGGTGTGGGCGCGGGTGGTTGATCCCGACGGCATCAACCACGAGATGCGGCCCTGGCTGACGATGCGGATGCCGCGCGGCGCGGCCGGGCTGAGCGTGGACACGGTCCCGCTGGGTCAGCCCGTGGGGCGCGCCTGGCTCCGGCTCTTCGGCATCGTCCCGTTCGACTTCGACCACCTGAGGATCGTCGAGGTCGAGGCGGGGGTCCGCTTCCTCGAGAGCTCCACGATGATGAGCATGCGGCGCTGGGAGCACGAGCGGGTGCTGACGCCGGTCCCCGGCGGGACCCGGGTGCACGACCGGGTCACGCTGCAGCCCCGGCTGCCCGTGCCCGGCCTCGCCGCGGTGCTGGCGCTGGTGGTCGACGCCTTCTTCCGGCATCGACACCGTCGCCTGCGGCGCTACTTCGCGCGGCGGTGA
- a CDS encoding alpha-ketoacid dehydrogenase subunit beta has product MSQRVTLAKALNMGLRRAMEDDDKVLLMGEDVGKLGGVFRITDGLQKDFGEDRVIDSPLAESGIVGTAVGLAMRGYRPVVEIQFDGFVYPAYDQIVCQVAKIHYRSRGRVKMPMVIRIPYGGGIGAVEHHSESPEAQFAHTPGLKVVTCSNPVDGYWMIQQAIACDDPVVFLEPKRQYHADKADLDDQATPDPLFTSRIVRPGTDATLISYGPMVKTAMKAAEAAATEGRSLEVVDLRTLSPLDMTPVLDSVRRTGRAVVTHEAHVNLGMGAEVAARITEECFYSLEAPVLRVGGFDTPYPASRIEEDFLPDLDRVLDAVDRSFDF; this is encoded by the coding sequence ATGAGCCAGCGCGTCACGCTCGCCAAGGCCCTCAACATGGGGCTGCGCCGGGCCATGGAGGACGACGACAAGGTCTTGTTGATGGGTGAGGACGTCGGCAAGCTCGGCGGGGTCTTCCGGATCACCGACGGGCTGCAGAAGGACTTCGGCGAGGACCGGGTCATCGACTCCCCGTTGGCCGAGTCCGGCATCGTCGGCACCGCGGTCGGGCTGGCGATGCGCGGCTACCGCCCGGTCGTGGAGATCCAGTTCGACGGGTTCGTCTACCCCGCCTACGACCAGATCGTGTGCCAGGTCGCCAAGATCCACTACCGCAGCCGCGGCCGGGTGAAGATGCCGATGGTCATCCGGATCCCGTACGGCGGCGGCATCGGCGCGGTCGAGCACCACTCCGAGAGCCCGGAGGCGCAGTTCGCGCACACCCCCGGGCTCAAGGTCGTCACCTGCTCCAACCCCGTCGACGGCTACTGGATGATCCAGCAGGCGATCGCGTGCGACGACCCGGTGGTCTTCTTGGAGCCCAAGCGGCAGTACCACGCCGACAAGGCCGACCTCGACGACCAGGCCACCCCCGATCCGCTGTTCACCTCCCGCATCGTGCGCCCCGGCACCGACGCCACGCTGATCTCCTACGGCCCGATGGTGAAGACCGCGATGAAGGCCGCCGAGGCCGCCGCCACCGAGGGGCGCTCGCTGGAGGTCGTCGACCTGCGCACCCTCTCCCCGCTCGACATGACGCCGGTGCTCGACTCCGTGCGCCGCACCGGCCGGGCCGTGGTCACCCACGAGGCGCACGTCAACCTCGGCATGGGCGCCGAGGTCGCCGCGCGGATCACCGAGGAGTGCTTCTACTCCCTGGAGGCCCCGGTGCTGCGGGTGGGCGGGTTCGACACGCCGTACCCCGCCTCGCGCATCGAGGAGGACTTCCTGCCCGACCTCGACCGAGTGCTCGACGCCGTCGACCGCTCCTTCGACTTCTGA
- the pdhA gene encoding pyruvate dehydrogenase (acetyl-transferring) E1 component subunit alpha, with amino-acid sequence MAQQSGDGFGPDLADVFGPAHSDGGPELVQLLTPEGERVHHPEFDLDFSAEELRGFYRDMVLTRRLDVEATALQRHGELGIWAQLLGQEAAQIGAGRALRPQDHVFPTYREHGVAWCRGIDPLQLLGLFRGVDHGSWDPEERHFGLYTIVIGAQCLHAVGYAMGMQRDGDVGTGDPDRDAAVLAHFGDGASSQGDVNESFIFAASYNAPVVFFCQNNQWAISEPIERQSRIPLYQRALGFGFPGIRVDGNDVLATYAVTRAALQRARDGQGPTFVEAYTYRMGAHTTTDDPTRYRLSDDVERWKLRDPIARVEVYLKRNGLVDEAFLEAVADEADQLGATLREGCKALPDPAPLSMFDHVYAEMTEELAAQRDGYAAYRETFEGGVA; translated from the coding sequence ATGGCACAGCAGTCCGGCGACGGCTTCGGCCCCGATCTCGCCGACGTCTTCGGCCCCGCCCACTCCGACGGTGGTCCCGAGCTGGTCCAGCTCTTGACCCCCGAGGGCGAGCGGGTCCACCACCCCGAGTTCGACCTCGACTTCTCCGCCGAGGAGCTGCGCGGCTTCTACCGCGACATGGTCCTCACCCGCCGCCTCGACGTCGAGGCCACCGCACTGCAGCGCCACGGCGAGCTCGGGATCTGGGCCCAGCTGCTCGGCCAGGAGGCCGCCCAGATCGGCGCCGGCCGCGCGCTGCGCCCGCAGGACCACGTCTTCCCGACCTACCGCGAGCACGGCGTCGCCTGGTGCCGCGGCATCGACCCGCTCCAGCTGCTCGGGCTGTTCCGCGGCGTCGACCACGGCAGCTGGGACCCCGAGGAGCGCCACTTCGGCCTCTACACGATCGTGATCGGCGCCCAGTGCCTGCACGCGGTCGGCTACGCGATGGGCATGCAGCGCGACGGCGACGTCGGCACCGGCGACCCCGACCGCGACGCCGCGGTGCTGGCCCACTTCGGCGACGGCGCCTCCTCCCAGGGCGACGTCAACGAGTCCTTCATCTTCGCGGCGTCCTACAACGCCCCGGTGGTGTTCTTCTGCCAGAACAACCAGTGGGCGATCTCCGAGCCGATCGAGCGGCAGAGCCGGATCCCGCTCTACCAGCGCGCCCTCGGCTTCGGCTTCCCCGGCATCCGCGTCGACGGCAACGACGTCCTGGCGACCTACGCGGTGACCCGCGCGGCTCTCCAGCGCGCCCGCGACGGCCAGGGCCCGACGTTCGTGGAGGCCTACACCTACCGCATGGGCGCGCACACCACGACCGACGACCCGACCCGCTACCGCCTCTCCGACGACGTCGAGCGGTGGAAGCTGCGCGACCCGATCGCGCGCGTCGAGGTCTACCTCAAGCGCAACGGCCTGGTCGACGAGGCGTTCCTCGAGGCGGTCGCCGACGAGGCCGACCAGCTCGGCGCGACCCTGCGCGAGGGCTGCAAGGCGCTGCCGGACCCGGCGCCGCTGAGCATGTTCGACCACGTGTACGCCGAGATGACCGAGGAGCTCGCCGCCCAGCGCGACGGCTACGCGGCGTACCGCGAGACCTTCGAGGGAGGCGTGGCATGA
- a CDS encoding dihydrolipoamide acetyltransferase family protein — MPEYKLPDVGEGLTEAEIVAWKVAVGDIVAINDVVVEIETAKSLVELPSPYAGVVSALLVEAGQTVEVGTPIIAIGEPAAATPEAPAAPVVEARMEIDLSNPAASGGGEGESLVGRNKAERGPMRRPRRGSASPSTLAGAAAQMQVQGAFAPGGAQSQDVVEADEPAVPATAARVPAERVRALAKPPVRKLAKDLGVDLADLAPTGPHGTISRADVEAAAEVRMPEHYEDRGAGVPGVHPMAGARETREPVKGVRKMMAQAMVESAFTIPHVTEWITVDVTRTTELLGRLSAHRELRGVKISPLLVVARAVLLAMRRTPQINSWWDEAAQEIVVRGYVNLGIAAATPRGLVVPNIKDADALSLRELAEALAELTATAREGRTQPAEMSGGTFTITNVGVFGVDAGTPLINPGESAILALGAINKRPWVDEDGGLCVRDVTTLALSFDHRHIDGALGSRFLADVAGILEDPASALMF; from the coding sequence ATGCCCGAGTACAAGCTGCCCGACGTCGGGGAGGGCCTCACCGAGGCCGAGATCGTGGCCTGGAAGGTCGCGGTCGGCGACATCGTCGCCATCAACGACGTCGTGGTCGAGATCGAGACCGCCAAGTCGCTCGTCGAGCTGCCCTCCCCGTACGCCGGGGTGGTGAGCGCGCTGCTCGTCGAGGCCGGCCAGACCGTCGAGGTCGGGACCCCGATCATCGCGATCGGCGAGCCCGCCGCGGCGACCCCCGAGGCCCCCGCCGCCCCGGTGGTCGAGGCCCGCATGGAGATCGACCTGTCCAACCCCGCCGCCAGCGGGGGCGGGGAGGGCGAGAGCCTGGTCGGGCGCAACAAGGCCGAGCGCGGCCCGATGCGCCGCCCGCGCCGCGGGTCGGCCTCGCCCTCCACGCTCGCCGGAGCCGCGGCCCAGATGCAGGTGCAGGGCGCCTTCGCCCCGGGCGGCGCGCAGTCGCAGGACGTCGTCGAGGCCGACGAGCCGGCCGTGCCGGCCACGGCCGCACGGGTGCCCGCTGAGCGGGTGCGCGCCCTGGCCAAGCCGCCGGTGCGCAAGCTCGCCAAGGACCTCGGCGTCGACCTCGCCGACCTCGCCCCGACCGGACCGCACGGCACGATCAGCCGGGCGGACGTCGAGGCGGCGGCCGAGGTCCGGATGCCGGAGCACTACGAGGACCGCGGCGCGGGCGTGCCCGGCGTGCACCCGATGGCCGGGGCCCGCGAGACCCGCGAGCCGGTCAAGGGCGTGCGCAAGATGATGGCCCAGGCGATGGTGGAGTCGGCGTTCACCATCCCGCACGTCACCGAGTGGATCACCGTCGACGTCACCCGCACCACCGAGCTCCTCGGACGGCTGTCCGCCCACCGCGAGCTGCGCGGGGTCAAGATCTCGCCGCTGCTGGTGGTCGCCCGCGCCGTGCTGCTCGCGATGCGCCGCACCCCGCAGATCAACTCCTGGTGGGACGAGGCGGCCCAGGAGATCGTCGTGCGCGGCTATGTGAACCTGGGCATCGCCGCGGCCACGCCGCGGGGCCTGGTGGTGCCCAACATCAAGGACGCCGACGCGCTCTCGCTGCGTGAGCTCGCCGAGGCGCTGGCCGAGCTCACCGCCACCGCGCGGGAGGGGCGCACCCAGCCCGCGGAAATGAGCGGCGGCACCTTCACGATCACCAACGTCGGCGTCTTCGGCGTCGACGCGGGCACGCCGCTGATCAACCCCGGGGAGTCGGCGATCCTCGCCCTCGGCGCGATCAACAAGCGTCCCTGGGTCGACGAGGACGGTGGCCTGTGCGTCCGCGACGTGACCACCCTCGCGCTGTCCTTCGACCACCGTCACATCGACGGTGCGCTCGGCTCCCGCTTCCTCGCCGACGTCGCGGGCATCCTGGAGGACCCGGCGAGCGCCCTGATGTTCTAA
- a CDS encoding SRPBCC family protein produces MTSRRVLASTTTTAPADVVFDIIADPRQHSRVDGSGTVRDAIAGPDRLSLGAKFGMSMRMGVPYKITSTVVEFEEGRRLAWQHPGGHIWRYELEPDGERTRITETFDYSGVSGVQAKMYELLGITKRNRRGIEQTLVRLSDAAEQDARRAS; encoded by the coding sequence ATGACCTCACGACGCGTCCTCGCCAGCACGACGACCACCGCTCCCGCGGACGTCGTCTTCGACATCATCGCGGACCCCCGCCAGCACTCCCGGGTGGACGGCTCGGGCACCGTCCGCGACGCCATCGCCGGGCCGGACCGGCTCTCGCTCGGTGCGAAGTTCGGCATGAGCATGCGCATGGGCGTGCCGTACAAGATCACCAGCACCGTCGTGGAGTTCGAGGAGGGTCGCCGCCTCGCCTGGCAGCACCCCGGCGGCCACATCTGGCGCTACGAGCTCGAGCCCGACGGCGAGCGCACCCGGATCACCGAGACCTTCGACTACTCCGGCGTCAGCGGCGTGCAGGCCAAGATGTATGAGCTGCTCGGCATCACCAAGCGCAACCGCCGCGGCATCGAGCAGACCCTCGTCCGCCTCTCGGACGCCGCCGAGCAGGACGCCCGCCGGGCGTCCTGA
- a CDS encoding GNAT family N-acetyltransferase gives MTAPLLRPIEPRDVPAVLALNEADVDVLSPMDADRLTALQAWAHRADVVEVDDGDGPQVAGFVIVVDGGSSYDAENYAWFTERYGEDFHYLDRIVFAPRFRRRGLGSFVYDAVERDAALRGRLTLEVNLRPANEPSLAFHAKRGFVEVGQRTYTDGTVVSMMAKKV, from the coding sequence GTGACCGCTCCGCTGCTGCGCCCGATCGAGCCCCGCGACGTACCCGCCGTCCTGGCCCTCAACGAGGCCGACGTCGACGTGCTCTCCCCGATGGACGCCGACCGGCTCACCGCGCTGCAGGCGTGGGCGCACCGCGCCGACGTGGTCGAGGTGGACGACGGCGACGGGCCACAGGTGGCCGGCTTCGTGATCGTCGTCGACGGCGGCTCGAGCTACGACGCGGAGAACTACGCGTGGTTCACCGAGCGGTACGGCGAGGACTTCCACTACCTCGACCGGATCGTGTTCGCGCCGCGGTTCCGCCGGCGCGGGCTGGGCTCGTTCGTCTACGACGCCGTCGAGCGCGACGCGGCGCTGCGCGGCCGGCTGACCCTGGAGGTCAACCTGCGCCCGGCCAACGAGCCGTCGTTGGCCTTCCACGCCAAGCGGGGCTTCGTCGAGGTCGGCCAGCGCACCTACACCGACGGCACCGTGGTCTCGATGATGGCCAAGAAGGTCTGA